The proteins below come from a single Arthrobacter crystallopoietes genomic window:
- the asd gene encoding aspartate-semialdehyde dehydrogenase, producing MTSPAASSTVQSVGLIGWRGMVGSVLMQRMQDEGDFDLINPVFFSTSNAGGQAPAFAEGAGALQDAYDIDTLAKLPIIVTAQGGDYTAEVYPKLRDAGWDGLWIDAASTLRMDQDSIIVLDPVNREVIDSGLARGIKNYIGGNCTVSAMLMGLGGLFRNGLVEWGTSMTYQAASGGGARHMRELLNQFGSLNSVVSDELAHPSSAILEIDRKVLAEQRNPELDASQFGVPLAGSVIPWIDKDLGNGQSKEEWKAGAETNKILGLDVAEGSRIPFDGLCVRIGAMRSHSQALTLKLREDLPVSEIERLIDADNEWAKVVPNTKEATMEQLTPVAVSGTLEIPVGRIRKLEMGPEYISAFTVGDQLLWGAAEPLRRMLRIATGNL from the coding sequence ATGACTTCTCCCGCAGCAAGTTCCACTGTCCAATCAGTCGGCCTTATCGGCTGGCGCGGAATGGTCGGCTCAGTCCTTATGCAGCGTATGCAGGACGAGGGCGATTTTGATCTGATCAACCCGGTTTTCTTCTCGACGTCCAACGCCGGCGGCCAGGCCCCCGCGTTCGCCGAAGGAGCCGGTGCCCTTCAGGATGCCTACGATATCGACACGCTGGCCAAGCTGCCGATTATCGTCACGGCCCAAGGCGGGGACTACACCGCCGAGGTCTACCCCAAGCTGCGCGACGCCGGCTGGGACGGACTCTGGATTGACGCGGCTTCCACACTGCGGATGGACCAGGATTCCATCATCGTGCTGGACCCGGTCAACCGCGAAGTAATCGACTCCGGCCTGGCCCGGGGCATCAAAAACTACATCGGCGGTAACTGCACGGTCTCCGCCATGCTCATGGGCCTCGGCGGCCTGTTCAGGAACGGCCTCGTAGAGTGGGGCACCTCCATGACGTACCAAGCTGCTTCCGGCGGTGGCGCCCGGCACATGCGCGAGCTGCTCAACCAGTTCGGCAGCCTGAACTCAGTGGTGTCCGATGAGTTGGCCCATCCCTCCTCCGCCATCCTGGAAATCGACCGGAAGGTGCTGGCCGAGCAGCGCAACCCCGAGCTGGATGCCTCCCAGTTCGGCGTGCCGCTTGCCGGTTCGGTGATCCCCTGGATCGACAAGGATCTTGGCAACGGCCAGTCCAAGGAAGAGTGGAAGGCCGGCGCGGAGACCAACAAGATCCTCGGCCTCGACGTTGCCGAAGGCAGCCGGATCCCGTTCGACGGGCTCTGCGTCCGGATCGGTGCCATGCGCTCGCACTCCCAGGCGCTGACGCTGAAGCTCCGGGAAGATCTGCCCGTGTCCGAAATCGAGCGGCTGATCGACGCCGACAACGAGTGGGCCAAGGTGGTTCCCAACACCAAGGAAGCCACCATGGAACAGCTGACTCCCGTTGCCGTCAGTGGCACCTTGGAGATCCCGGTCGGACGGATCCGCAAGCTTGAAATGGGACCCGAATACATCAGCGCCTTCACTGTCGGCGACCAGCTGCTGTGGGGTGCGGCCGAGCCGCTGCGCCGCATGCTGCGGATTGCCACCGGCAACCTCTAA
- a CDS encoding NUDIX hydrolase, with translation MMTDLKTTDRTEASARISVTAAGALCWRVRQGRLELLLIHRPRYKDWSWPKGKLDSGETNPECAVREVEEEVGVRVKLGIPLPTIHYQVPSGLKEVLYWAAKLDKGTPKPDGKEVDKVRWSTPEEAAELLSNPSDKEPLAALVKAYENGDLETYPFIVVRHAKAKPRSSWTRAEGERPLAATGLRQALAVCRLLASWQPKRVVSSPWLRCMQTITPYANSQKSKIRSVEAITEHSAHRNPQKARSAIEYLLDKRKSTAVCTHRPVLPQVIKVLRARLPEELAEQLPTRDPYLKPGAMLVCQISVKNPNRIVSLEHFDAYDD, from the coding sequence GTGATGACGGACTTGAAGACAACGGACCGGACCGAGGCCTCCGCCAGAATCAGCGTCACCGCGGCCGGCGCATTGTGCTGGCGTGTCAGACAGGGCCGTCTGGAGCTATTACTCATCCACCGTCCGAGGTACAAGGACTGGTCCTGGCCCAAAGGCAAGCTGGACAGCGGGGAAACGAATCCCGAGTGCGCTGTCCGCGAAGTCGAGGAAGAAGTCGGCGTGCGGGTGAAGCTGGGCATTCCCCTGCCCACTATCCACTACCAGGTGCCCTCGGGGCTGAAGGAAGTGCTGTACTGGGCTGCCAAATTGGACAAGGGGACGCCGAAGCCGGACGGCAAGGAAGTGGACAAGGTCCGCTGGAGCACTCCGGAGGAAGCGGCCGAGCTGCTGAGCAACCCCTCGGACAAGGAACCCCTGGCTGCTCTGGTGAAGGCTTACGAGAACGGTGATCTGGAGACCTACCCCTTCATCGTCGTGCGCCATGCCAAAGCGAAGCCGCGCTCGTCCTGGACCCGGGCTGAAGGTGAGCGGCCGCTTGCGGCCACCGGCCTGCGGCAGGCGCTGGCGGTCTGCCGCCTGCTCGCCTCCTGGCAGCCCAAACGGGTGGTTTCCAGCCCCTGGCTGCGCTGCATGCAAACCATCACGCCGTACGCCAATTCACAGAAAAGCAAGATCCGTTCGGTCGAGGCCATCACGGAGCACAGTGCCCACCGAAACCCGCAGAAGGCCCGGTCGGCCATCGAATATCTGCTGGACAAGCGCAAATCCACGGCAGTCTGCACCCACCGGCCTGTCCTGCCTCAGGTCATCAAGGTCCTGCGTGCCCGGCTGCCTGAGGAACTGGCAGAACAGCTGCCTACCAGAGATCCGTATCTGAAGCCCGGGGCGATGCTCGTCTGCCAGATCAGCGTCAAGAATCCGAACAGAATAGTTTCCTTGGAACACTTCGATGCCTACGACGACTGA
- a CDS encoding type 1 glutamine amidotransferase domain-containing protein, whose translation MSEQNISGKKVAFLLTDGVEQIELTSPWQAVKAAGGEPVLVAPKSGTLQGFKGTEKADTFPVDVTADQARVDDYDALVIPGGVVNADHLRAEQAAVDFTRSFFDNQKPVAVICHGPWILIEAGVTDGRKLTSYHTLATDLKNAGAKWVDEEVVVDQGLVTSRNPDDLPAFNAKLVEEIAEGKHRGQTA comes from the coding sequence ATGTCTGAACAGAATATTTCCGGTAAGAAAGTAGCTTTCCTGCTCACGGACGGCGTGGAACAAATTGAACTCACCAGCCCTTGGCAGGCAGTGAAGGCCGCCGGCGGAGAGCCCGTCCTTGTCGCACCCAAATCCGGGACCTTGCAAGGGTTTAAAGGCACCGAGAAGGCTGACACCTTCCCGGTGGATGTGACCGCCGATCAGGCCCGTGTCGACGATTACGACGCGCTGGTCATTCCGGGCGGTGTCGTGAATGCGGATCATCTGCGCGCGGAACAGGCCGCAGTGGACTTCACCCGTTCCTTCTTCGATAATCAGAAGCCCGTGGCCGTGATTTGCCATGGCCCCTGGATTCTCATCGAGGCAGGGGTAACAGATGGCCGCAAACTGACTTCCTATCACACCCTGGCCACGGACCTGAAGAATGCCGGAGCCAAGTGGGTTGACGAGGAAGTAGTGGTGGACCAAGGGTTGGTGACCAGCCGGAATCCTGACGATCTGCCCGCCTTCAACGCCAAGCTGGTTGAAGAAATAGCCGAAGGCAAGCACCGGGGCCAGACGGCGTAG
- a CDS encoding FAS1-like dehydratase domain-containing protein, producing the protein MGVNPQLAGRVYPAGEAYTVGREKIREFARAVKATHPAHFEVEAAKDLGYADLIAPPTFAIIVAQRADAQLIEDPEAGIDFSRVVHADQRFVHHRPIVAGDQLVAELHVDQVRAMGGGAMITTRAEISTTDGEKTATATSSILVRGEGQ; encoded by the coding sequence ATCGGGGTCAACCCGCAACTGGCCGGCCGCGTTTATCCGGCCGGGGAAGCCTACACCGTAGGCCGTGAGAAGATCCGGGAGTTCGCGCGGGCTGTTAAGGCAACGCATCCGGCGCACTTCGAGGTGGAAGCCGCGAAGGACCTGGGGTACGCGGACCTGATTGCGCCACCGACATTCGCGATCATTGTTGCGCAGCGGGCAGACGCACAACTGATTGAAGACCCCGAGGCTGGCATTGATTTCTCCCGCGTTGTCCATGCCGACCAGCGGTTCGTCCATCACCGTCCCATCGTGGCAGGCGACCAGTTGGTAGCCGAGCTACACGTGGACCAAGTTCGGGCGATGGGTGGCGGAGCCATGATCACCACCCGCGCGGAGATCAGCACGACTGATGGTGAGAAGACCGCCACTGCAACGTCTTCGATTCTGGTGAGAGGGGAAGGCCAGTGA
- a CDS encoding ferritin, with translation MSTFNELLADQVGNEFAASQQYIAIAVWFDNEDLPQLAKHFYRQSLEERNHAMMLVRYMLDRDLKVTIPAINQVHNDFTNVVEPISLALQQEKQVTAQIEALFAAARAETDALGEQFMLWFLKEQVEEVASMSTLLAIAERADNLFDIENFLARESVGDEGRDYGAPEAAGGAV, from the coding sequence ATGAGCACATTCAACGAACTTCTCGCGGACCAGGTCGGCAACGAATTCGCTGCCTCGCAGCAGTACATCGCCATCGCCGTCTGGTTTGATAACGAGGACCTGCCCCAGCTGGCTAAGCACTTCTACCGGCAGTCGCTCGAGGAGCGCAACCACGCCATGATGTTGGTGCGCTACATGCTGGACCGGGACCTCAAGGTGACGATTCCGGCTATCAACCAGGTCCACAATGATTTCACCAACGTGGTGGAGCCGATAAGTCTGGCCCTTCAGCAGGAAAAGCAGGTCACGGCCCAGATCGAGGCGCTCTTTGCTGCAGCGCGCGCCGAAACCGATGCCCTGGGCGAACAGTTCATGCTGTGGTTCCTCAAGGAGCAGGTCGAAGAGGTGGCGTCCATGTCCACTCTGCTGGCCATCGCCGAACGCGCGGACAACCTGTTCGACATCGAGAACTTCCTGGCCCGCGAATCCGTGGGCGATGAGGGCCGTGACTACGGTGCACCGGAAGCTGCCGGCGGCGCCGTCTAA
- a CDS encoding MaoC family dehydratase has translation MPALSDLSVGQEIGSTSIDVSRADLVRYAGASGDFNPIHWNDRFAEQVGLPGVIAHGMFTMGAAVQLVTDWVGNPAAVVDYQTRFTKPVVVENLDAGGATLEVAGVIGAVDEANSSVRVDLTVTAAGQKVLVKAQAVVRAW, from the coding sequence ATGCCCGCGTTGAGCGATCTGTCCGTCGGACAGGAAATCGGTTCCACATCCATCGATGTTTCCCGGGCTGATTTGGTGCGGTACGCCGGTGCCAGCGGTGACTTCAACCCGATTCATTGGAATGACCGCTTTGCCGAGCAGGTCGGACTGCCTGGAGTGATCGCCCACGGCATGTTCACGATGGGAGCTGCCGTCCAGCTCGTCACCGACTGGGTGGGCAACCCCGCGGCGGTCGTCGATTACCAAACGAGATTCACCAAGCCGGTTGTTGTGGAGAATCTGGACGCAGGCGGCGCTACTCTCGAGGTCGCAGGAGTCATCGGCGCTGTCGACGAGGCGAATTCCTCGGTCCGCGTGGATCTGACCGTGACTGCCGCCGGGCAGAAGGTCCTGGTTAAGGCGCAGGCCGTTGTCCGTGCCTGGTGA
- a CDS encoding UDP-N-acetylmuramate dehydrogenase, translated as MPGEAAVKLAPLTTVGVGGPARRYVEATSEREIIDGVRAADEAGEDLLIIGGGSNLVIADEGYPGTVLRIASTGFDVDDADATPGRVMVTVQAGQPWDEFVEATVLHAWSGLEALSGIPGLTGATPVQNVGAYGADVSQTVATVRTWDREANVVKTFANPDLQFGYRDSVLKQTTTNGSPRFVVLTVQFQLAPSRLSAPIRYAELARSLAVEVGERAKANDVRSEVLRLRASKGMVLDPADRDTYSTGSFFTNPIVAAEVAGQLPETAPRWPVGDQMKLSAAWLIDKSGFGKGFGLEGTANGSVDGYSIAGGRASLSTKHTLAITNRGSANAEDIVAIARTVRDGVQDKFGIRLVPEPLLIGCAL; from the coding sequence GTGCCTGGTGAAGCTGCCGTCAAGCTGGCGCCACTTACTACGGTAGGAGTCGGCGGACCCGCCCGGCGCTACGTCGAAGCCACATCGGAACGCGAAATCATCGACGGCGTCCGTGCCGCGGATGAGGCAGGCGAAGATCTGCTGATTATCGGCGGAGGATCCAACCTCGTGATTGCGGATGAGGGGTATCCGGGAACGGTTCTGCGGATTGCCAGCACCGGGTTCGACGTGGACGACGCCGATGCAACCCCCGGCAGGGTCATGGTCACTGTCCAAGCCGGGCAGCCGTGGGACGAATTCGTGGAGGCCACGGTGCTGCACGCGTGGTCCGGGCTGGAGGCGCTGTCGGGAATTCCCGGTCTGACCGGAGCTACGCCCGTCCAGAACGTCGGAGCTTACGGAGCGGACGTCTCCCAGACCGTGGCCACCGTACGGACGTGGGACCGGGAAGCCAACGTGGTTAAGACGTTCGCCAACCCGGATCTCCAGTTCGGCTACCGTGACTCGGTCCTGAAGCAGACGACAACCAACGGATCGCCGCGCTTCGTGGTCCTGACGGTCCAGTTCCAGCTCGCCCCGAGCCGACTGAGCGCGCCCATCCGCTATGCCGAGCTGGCGCGGTCCCTCGCCGTCGAAGTCGGAGAACGCGCCAAGGCCAATGACGTGCGCAGCGAGGTCCTGCGACTGCGGGCCTCGAAAGGCATGGTCCTGGACCCGGCCGACCGGGATACCTACAGCACCGGTTCCTTCTTCACCAACCCGATCGTTGCTGCCGAAGTGGCCGGTCAACTGCCTGAAACGGCTCCCCGGTGGCCCGTGGGCGACCAGATGAAGCTCAGCGCCGCCTGGCTGATCGACAAATCCGGCTTCGGCAAGGGGTTCGGGCTTGAGGGCACGGCCAACGGAAGCGTGGATGGGTATTCCATCGCCGGAGGCAGGGCGTCACTGTCCACGAAGCACACCTTGGCCATCACAAACCGTGGGAGCGCCAACGCCGAGGACATCGTGGCTATTGCCCGTACGGTCAGGGATGGCGTCCAGGACAAGTTTGGAATCCGGCTCGTTCCCGAACCGCTGCTGATCGGCTGCGCCCTCTGA
- a CDS encoding RNA degradosome polyphosphate kinase: MATESVTPAPVRLGSSEVAPARATQDRIDIPEFAPSLLPDGNFSLDDRFLDREMSWLDFNARVLELAEDPDLFLLERVNFLSIFASNLDEFFMVRVAGLKRRIAAGLAVPSAAGLSPIEQLEQIMVEAHKLQVRHARIFAEIIRPELAYEHIYMVRWEELTDGERDWLTKMFREKVFPILTPLAVDPAHPFPYISGLSLNLAVVVRNPVSEKELFARVKVPDQLPRMISLDGPRAGSIPGRTARFISLEDVIAQHLDLLFQGMEILEHHSFRVTRNEDLEVEEDDAENLLQALEKELLRRRFGPPVRLEVTTDINPSIRELLVRELGVEESEVYALPTPLDLRGLSVISNIDRNDLHYPKQLAHTSRHLNESETSKAANVFAAMRRRDILLHHPYDSFSTSVQAFLEQAASDPKVQAIKQTLYRTSGDSPIVDALIDAAEAGKQVLALVEIKARFDEQANIDWARKLEQSGVHVVYGIVGLKTHCKLSLVVRQEGDRLRRYSHIGTGNYHPRTARYYEDLGLLTSSDQVGEDLSRLFNQLSGYAPKSTFKRLLVAPRSVRSGLLDRIEKEITNRKSGLPARVVIKVNSMVDEAIIDALYRASQADVQVDVIVRGICAVRPGVPGLSDNIRVRSILGRFLEHSRVFAFANAGDPVVFIGSADMMHRNLDRRVEALVQLSSREDIADLVALMDRYMDPGTASWHLDNLGRWTRHHKDAEGNPLSDVQSWLLASRARQRAVTRR, encoded by the coding sequence ATGGCCACTGAATCGGTAACCCCGGCCCCAGTACGGCTCGGATCCTCGGAAGTGGCACCGGCCCGCGCCACGCAGGACCGCATCGATATCCCGGAATTCGCGCCCTCGCTCCTGCCCGACGGAAACTTCAGCCTGGACGACCGGTTCCTGGACCGCGAAATGAGCTGGCTGGACTTCAACGCACGGGTCCTCGAACTGGCCGAAGATCCGGACCTGTTCCTGCTGGAGAGAGTGAATTTCCTCTCCATATTCGCCTCAAATCTGGACGAGTTCTTCATGGTCCGCGTCGCCGGTCTGAAGCGGCGTATCGCTGCCGGCTTGGCCGTGCCGTCTGCTGCCGGGCTCAGCCCGATCGAGCAGTTGGAACAAATTATGGTGGAAGCCCACAAGCTGCAGGTCCGCCATGCCCGTATCTTCGCGGAGATCATCCGGCCGGAACTGGCCTACGAGCACATCTACATGGTCCGGTGGGAAGAGCTCACCGATGGTGAGCGCGATTGGCTGACCAAGATGTTCCGGGAGAAGGTGTTCCCGATCCTGACCCCGCTCGCGGTTGACCCGGCCCATCCGTTTCCCTACATTTCGGGACTGTCCCTGAACCTGGCCGTGGTGGTCCGGAATCCTGTCAGCGAAAAGGAGCTCTTTGCCCGCGTCAAGGTTCCTGACCAGCTGCCGCGCATGATCTCGCTGGACGGTCCCCGTGCCGGTTCGATACCGGGACGGACGGCCCGCTTCATTTCGCTCGAAGACGTCATCGCCCAGCACCTGGATCTGCTGTTCCAAGGCATGGAGATCCTGGAACACCACAGCTTCCGCGTGACCCGCAACGAAGACCTCGAAGTGGAAGAGGACGACGCCGAAAACCTGCTCCAGGCGCTGGAGAAGGAACTGTTGCGCCGCCGTTTCGGTCCGCCGGTCAGGCTCGAAGTCACCACCGACATCAACCCGAGCATCCGCGAACTGCTGGTGCGCGAGCTCGGTGTGGAGGAGTCGGAGGTCTATGCATTGCCCACGCCGCTGGACCTCCGGGGTCTGAGCGTCATCTCCAACATCGACCGCAATGACCTGCACTACCCGAAGCAGCTGGCGCATACCAGCCGTCACCTGAACGAAAGCGAAACGTCCAAGGCAGCCAATGTCTTTGCCGCCATGCGCCGCCGGGACATTCTGCTGCATCATCCGTACGATTCCTTCTCCACCTCGGTGCAGGCCTTCCTGGAACAGGCGGCGTCGGATCCAAAGGTCCAGGCCATCAAGCAGACGCTCTACCGGACCTCCGGCGACTCCCCCATCGTCGATGCGCTGATCGACGCCGCGGAGGCCGGCAAGCAGGTCCTGGCACTGGTGGAAATCAAGGCCCGTTTCGACGAGCAGGCCAACATCGACTGGGCCCGCAAGCTGGAGCAGTCGGGTGTGCACGTGGTGTACGGCATTGTCGGGCTCAAGACGCATTGCAAGCTTTCGCTGGTGGTGCGACAGGAAGGCGACCGGCTGCGCCGCTACAGCCATATCGGTACCGGCAACTACCACCCCCGCACCGCCCGCTACTACGAGGACCTGGGCCTGCTGACCTCCAGCGACCAGGTGGGCGAGGACCTCTCCAGGCTGTTCAACCAGCTCTCCGGCTACGCCCCGAAGTCCACGTTCAAACGCCTGCTGGTGGCGCCCCGGTCGGTGCGCAGCGGACTCTTGGACCGGATCGAGAAGGAAATCACCAACCGCAAGTCCGGTTTACCGGCCCGCGTGGTCATCAAGGTCAACTCGATGGTGGACGAAGCAATCATCGATGCCCTGTACCGCGCATCGCAGGCGGACGTGCAGGTAGACGTCATTGTCCGCGGTATCTGCGCCGTCCGGCCCGGTGTGCCCGGCCTGAGTGACAACATCCGGGTGCGCTCCATTCTGGGCAGGTTCCTGGAGCACTCCCGCGTGTTCGCCTTCGCCAACGCGGGCGATCCGGTGGTATTCATTGGGTCGGCGGACATGATGCACCGGAACCTCGACCGCCGGGTGGAAGCGCTCGTGCAGCTCAGTTCGCGCGAAGACATTGCCGACCTGGTGGCCTTGATGGACCGGTACATGGACCCCGGCACCGCGAGCTGGCATCTGGACAATCTAGGCCGGTGGACCCGGCACCACAAGGACGCCGAGGGCAATCCGCTCAGCGACGTACAGTCCTGGCTGCTGGCTTCGCGCGCACGCCAACGTGCAGTGACGCGCCGGTGA
- a CDS encoding DUF2797 domain-containing protein yields MRGAFLCHGIVWNAAGPRLALARPDGSAAAMDVAEGTLLSFRVLEAGKFCLGSHRVQGPRTRRHVPCPLQAPAERGYQCINCLLNDDLRFLHDAHRSGAAPDGLRAYLAQPHWLYVATFASGTSKVGTASDVRKRLRLAEQGAVAARYVARADDGRIVRVLEDMVSQQTELTQAVRSATKLTGLQAPQSPAELDRINANHARTVRNLLSGAELEGFATVDQTWELPEPGRRVMGSDSRTAYPLELAAGGHGLMLEALLGSIALIRTREGSPTYLADLNGLKGRRIELGSYRSQLPPVQVSLF; encoded by the coding sequence ATGAGAGGTGCATTCCTGTGCCACGGCATTGTCTGGAACGCGGCGGGGCCACGGCTGGCGTTGGCAAGGCCGGACGGTTCGGCGGCCGCTATGGATGTTGCCGAGGGGACTCTGCTCAGCTTCCGGGTTCTGGAAGCAGGAAAGTTCTGCCTGGGCAGCCACCGGGTTCAGGGACCGCGGACCAGACGCCACGTGCCGTGCCCCCTGCAAGCCCCCGCCGAACGGGGCTACCAATGCATCAACTGTTTGCTGAACGATGATCTGCGCTTCCTTCACGACGCGCACCGCAGCGGTGCCGCCCCGGACGGACTGCGCGCCTACCTTGCCCAGCCGCACTGGCTGTACGTGGCGACATTTGCCTCCGGTACGAGCAAGGTTGGTACAGCCTCGGACGTGCGCAAGCGGCTCCGCCTTGCGGAGCAAGGAGCCGTGGCTGCCCGCTACGTGGCCAGGGCCGACGATGGCCGGATTGTCCGCGTGCTGGAGGACATGGTTTCCCAGCAAACGGAATTGACCCAGGCGGTGCGTTCCGCAACGAAGCTGACCGGTCTGCAGGCGCCGCAGAGCCCGGCCGAGCTTGACCGCATCAACGCCAACCATGCCCGCACTGTCCGGAATCTGCTGTCAGGCGCGGAGTTGGAAGGCTTTGCCACCGTCGACCAGACCTGGGAATTGCCGGAACCCGGCAGGCGGGTCATGGGTTCGGATTCGCGTACGGCTTATCCGCTGGAGCTGGCAGCAGGTGGCCATGGACTGATGCTGGAGGCACTTCTGGGCAGCATTGCCTTGATCCGGACACGGGAGGGCAGCCCGACCTATCTGGCCGATCTGAACGGGCTCAAGGGCAGGCGTATCGAGTTGGGGTCCTATCGGTCACAGCTACCCCCGGTGCAGGTTTCGTTGTTCTGA
- a CDS encoding GNAT family N-acetyltransferase, producing the protein MSVSHENLTLVQDSSRGRYELHCGDTFIGFEGFETDDDGVITLQHTIIDEKYGRRGFARALVTMILTDMRAKGQMMVPLCTYVQSYLERFPEYGDLVVEHAR; encoded by the coding sequence ATGTCTGTTTCACACGAGAACCTCACTCTGGTCCAAGACTCCAGCCGGGGCCGCTATGAGCTCCACTGCGGCGATACGTTTATTGGATTCGAAGGTTTCGAGACCGACGACGACGGCGTCATCACCCTGCAGCACACCATCATCGACGAGAAATACGGCCGCCGTGGCTTTGCCCGCGCCCTGGTCACCATGATCCTGACGGACATGCGGGCCAAGGGACAGATGATGGTCCCGCTGTGCACGTACGTCCAGTCGTACCTCGAGCGTTTTCCGGAGTACGGTGACCTCGTCGTCGAACACGCACGCTAA
- a CDS encoding dihydrofolate reductase, which yields MIPANTPSGTHAARKEPVLGLIWAQSSNGVIGKNGELPWHLPEDLAHFKRTTQGHPVIMGRRTWDSFPAKFRPLPGRTNIVISGNPERREELARSGAVAVGSLEQALAEAASSPGSEEVWIIGGGEIFRNATALANTAVVTVIDLETDGDTFAPMLSAGWTFDAADPAEGWLTSSNGTRYRIALWTQQVDPAN from the coding sequence ATGATCCCCGCCAACACCCCCTCTGGCACCCATGCAGCCCGGAAAGAACCGGTGCTAGGCCTGATCTGGGCGCAAAGCTCCAACGGTGTGATCGGCAAGAACGGCGAGCTGCCGTGGCACCTGCCGGAAGACCTGGCGCACTTCAAACGGACCACCCAGGGGCATCCAGTCATTATGGGCCGCCGGACGTGGGACTCGTTCCCCGCGAAGTTCCGCCCGCTGCCGGGCCGGACAAATATCGTCATCAGCGGTAACCCGGAACGGAGGGAAGAGCTGGCCCGTTCCGGCGCTGTCGCCGTCGGATCCCTTGAGCAGGCCCTTGCCGAGGCCGCATCCAGCCCCGGCAGCGAAGAGGTCTGGATTATCGGTGGCGGCGAAATCTTCCGCAACGCTACCGCCCTGGCGAACACCGCCGTCGTTACTGTGATCGATCTGGAGACGGACGGCGACACCTTCGCACCGATGCTAAGCGCAGGATGGACTTTCGACGCAGCCGACCCCGCCGAGGGTTGGCTCACCTCTTCCAACGGCACCCGGTATCGCATCGCGTTGTGGACGCAGCAGGTGGATCCCGCCAACTGA
- a CDS encoding thymidylate synthase — protein sequence MASGTVKSDRTGTGTHSVFGRQIRFDLAEGFPLITTKRVHFKSVALELLWFLRGDSNARWLQERGVKIWNEWADENGELGPIYGVQWRSWPTPDGGHIDQIADLVEGLKNNPDSRRHIVSAWNVAEIKNMALPPCHAFFQFYVADGRLSCQLYQRSADMFLGVPFNIASYALLTLMLAQQAGLEPGEFVWTGGDVHIYDDHVEQVTEQLARDPYPYPQLRILRKPASIFDYNFEDFELLNYQHHPAIKAPVAV from the coding sequence ATGGCCTCCGGCACCGTGAAATCGGACCGTACCGGCACCGGGACGCATAGCGTTTTCGGCCGGCAGATCCGGTTCGATCTGGCCGAGGGTTTCCCGCTGATCACCACCAAGCGGGTGCACTTCAAATCCGTCGCCTTGGAGCTGCTCTGGTTCCTGCGCGGTGATTCCAACGCCAGGTGGCTGCAGGAACGCGGCGTGAAAATCTGGAACGAGTGGGCGGACGAGAACGGCGAACTCGGCCCTATCTACGGTGTGCAGTGGCGCTCCTGGCCGACGCCGGACGGCGGGCATATCGACCAGATCGCCGACCTCGTGGAGGGTTTGAAAAACAACCCGGACTCGCGCCGGCACATCGTTTCAGCCTGGAACGTGGCCGAGATCAAGAACATGGCACTGCCGCCGTGCCACGCGTTCTTCCAGTTCTATGTGGCGGATGGCAGGCTGTCCTGCCAGCTGTACCAGCGCAGCGCCGACATGTTCCTGGGCGTGCCGTTCAATATCGCGTCCTACGCGCTGCTGACGCTGATGCTGGCCCAGCAGGCGGGACTGGAACCCGGAGAGTTCGTCTGGACCGGTGGCGACGTCCACATCTATGACGACCATGTGGAACAGGTGACCGAGCAATTGGCCCGCGACCCGTATCCCTACCCGCAACTGCGCATCCTGCGGAAGCCGGCGAGCATCTTCGACTACAACTTCGAGGACTTTGAACTGCTTAACTACCAGCACCATCCCGCTATTAAGGCGCCGGTGGCCGTATGA